Sequence from the Acidimicrobiia bacterium genome:
CGGAGGCGCCGATCAGCCGGTCGTCCTCGGCGCCGCCGGTGACGTCGAAGTACACCGCCCCGGCGTCCTGCATCATGGCGCTGGCCCGGGCCCACACGTCGTCGACGACCACAGCCTGAGGCCCGGTCGTGGGGGCGGCATCATCGTCGTCGCCACAGGCGGCGACCGTCAGCAGGAGCACTGCCACCGGCACCACCCGGAGCCACTTCCTAGTTGCGTTCATCCCCTATTGCTCCTTGATCAGGTGTTCGATGTCGGCGGCGATGTCGACCCGGTCGGTGCCGAAAGGCCACGCCAGGAGCAGTCGCCCCGTCTCGTCCACGACGTACAACCATGCGGAATGGACCACGTCCACTCCACCCTCGTCGTCCTCCTCCACCGAGTAGTAGGCGCCGAAGGCACCCGCCACCTCTGCGAGCAGATCCGAATCGTCGATGCGCAGCCCCCTCCCTCGAGGAAAGAAGGTCTCGACGTAGGCGGCGATCACCTCGTCGGAGTCCCGTTCCGGGTCCACCGTGACCATCGCCACGCCGATCCGGTCCGCCAGATCGCCGACTGCGGCCAGGGCGCCCCTCAGGTCGGACATCGAGGTGGGGCAGATGTCGGGACACGAGGTGTACCCGAAGTAGACGATCAGCAGGCCGCCTGGATCGGCGAGGAACTCGAAGTCCCCGTCGTCATCGGGGACCTGCGCCACCGCCACCACCGGTGCCGGCTCCCGAACCGCACCCGCCGGGACGTAGGGATCGCCTCCACATGCCGCCAGTACGACGGCAAGCAGGGCGGCGACACGAAGTCGCGCCAACGATCGTCGGGGCGGGACCAAGCCGAGCACAGCGACAAGGATGCGACCGATCCTCGGGCCGATGATCAGGCGAAGGTCCCGACCGCGGCGCCGATGGTCCCACGACCAGATCCCCCGCCACACGGCCCGGTTACGCTTCGCCGCCGATGTCCCATCCCCAGCCGCCTCCCGAGCCGGGCGACCTCGCCTGGCGGCCGTGGACCGCCGAAGACGCCGACACCCTGGCCCGCCACCTGCTCAGGGTCCACGAGGCCGAGCGCCTCGACCACGTGGCCGGGCCCGACGTGCTGCGCTGGCTGGCGACCCAGCCCGGGTTCGATCCCGCCACCGATTCCATCGCCGCCTTCGACCCCGCCGGGGAGGTGCGGGCGGATGCTGGCGCCTGGGCCCACTTCGCGGACCAGGGCGCACGCGCCTTTCTATGGGTCGACGTCGATCCCGGGTTCGAAGACCTGCGCCCCTTCCTCCTCTCCTGGGTCGAGGCGCGGGGCAGGGAACGCCTGGCAGAGGCCACTGGCGACGGGGATCGGGTACTGCGGGTGGCCGTGGAGGAGCATCGCCTGGCACTTCGCCAGGCGGTGGAAGCGGCCGGGTTCGATTCGCAGCGCTCGTTCGTGATCATGCGCCGGCCGCTCACCGGCCTGCCACCGTCACCACCGCTTCCGGATGGGATCGAAGTGGTGCCTTGGTCGGAGACGATCGACGAGAGGATCCGCCAGGCCAACAACGAGGCGTTTCAGGATCATTGGGGAAGCCTCCCGATGAGCACCGAGGCGTGGCACGGGGGTTTCGCCGGGTCCGACACGTTCCGCCCGGACCTCAGCTTTGCCGCCCTCGACGGCGAGGTCGTCGTCTCCTACTGCATGGTGGAGGTGGATACCGAAGACAACGAGCAGCGAGGGGTCGAAGAGGTGTACGTCTCGCGGGTCGGCACCCGAAGATCGCACCGGGGCCGACGTCTCGCATCTCTACTCATCTGTCGCGTGATGGAAACCGCCGCCTCCGGAGGGGCCGACACGGTTGCCCTCGACGTCGATGAGACCTCACACACCGGGGCGACCGCGGTCTATGCCCGACTCGGTTTCGCCGTGGAGTCGCGCAGCATCCACTACCTGAAGTCGGTCTGAAGGCAGCCAGCGCGGATCCCGACGCCTCCCTACCCCTGAGCGACGTTCGGGTATGGTCGTGGCGATGGACAGCCTCGAGCGGCATCATCGTCCACGACTCCGGTCGCCCGCCGCCCTTCTGGCCTGGCGCGGGTGGAACGACGCAGCCGAGGGTGCGTCCGAAGCGATCCGCTACCTGCTCTCCCAGAACGACGACCTCATCCCGATGGCGACCATCCACCCGGAGGAGTTCTTCGACTTCCAGGTGTCCCGGCCGGTGGTCGGTCGCACCATCGGGGGAGCACGGTTCGTCGCCTGGCCCGAGACGAAGATTCACGTCCTCAAGGGTCCCCGCCGCGATCTGCTCGTCCTCGACGGCAACGAACCGAACGTGCGGTGGAAGACCTACTGCGAGACCCTGATCGGGTTGCTACGCGAGTCGAAGGTCGGCCTGGTGGTCACCCTGGGTGCCTTCGTCGCCGAGGTGCCCCACA
This genomic interval carries:
- a CDS encoding SCO family protein; this translates as MARLRVAALLAVVLAACGGDPYVPAGAVREPAPVVAVAQVPDDDGDFEFLADPGGLLIVYFGYTSCPDICPTSMSDLRGALAAVGDLADRIGVAMVTVDPERDSDEVIAAYVETFFPRGRGLRIDDSDLLAEVAGAFGAYYSVEEDDEGGVDVVHSAWLYVVDETGRLLLAWPFGTDRVDIAADIEHLIKEQ
- a CDS encoding GNAT family N-acetyltransferase, whose translation is MSHPQPPPEPGDLAWRPWTAEDADTLARHLLRVHEAERLDHVAGPDVLRWLATQPGFDPATDSIAAFDPAGEVRADAGAWAHFADQGARAFLWVDVDPGFEDLRPFLLSWVEARGRERLAEATGDGDRVLRVAVEEHRLALRQAVEAAGFDSQRSFVIMRRPLTGLPPSPPLPDGIEVVPWSETIDERIRQANNEAFQDHWGSLPMSTEAWHGGFAGSDTFRPDLSFAALDGEVVVSYCMVEVDTEDNEQRGVEEVYVSRVGTRRSHRGRRLASLLICRVMETAASGGADTVALDVDETSHTGATAVYARLGFAVESRSIHYLKSV